From a region of the Paenibacillus sp. R14(2021) genome:
- a CDS encoding DUF5316 domain-containing protein, whose amino-acid sequence MKLAKYSFLSGVLLSFILFVLKFFTNHDVIQRVSGYIGLALIVFTVITSGAMISGDRQRANDRIEDRNDKKQRENTAMACFLAAIPILLLWGYLKYYF is encoded by the coding sequence TTGAAATTAGCTAAATACTCATTCCTATCCGGTGTCTTGCTTTCATTCATTCTATTCGTTCTGAAGTTCTTTACAAATCATGATGTCATTCAACGAGTATCTGGTTACATTGGTTTGGCCCTAATCGTTTTCACAGTAATTACAAGTGGAGCGATGATATCTGGGGACCGTCAAAGAGCTAATGACCGCATTGAGGATCGGAACGATAAAAAACAGAGGGAAAATACGGCTATGGCTTGTTTTCTTGCAGCAATTCCGATTTTACTTCTTTGGGGCTATCTAAAATATTACTTTTGA
- a CDS encoding M3 family oligoendopeptidase → MKFNEYRYERPDVDQYKQAFTALLGQLNDTAAWKEQRAAVIAMNKLRSEFDTMQTLVSIRHSVDTTDAFYKAEQDFMDETGPVVQEYTTEYYKALVHSKFRAEFEKEWGAQLLQLAEISLRTFNPDIIEDLQLENKLSTEYSQLIASAKIQFEGEDRTLPQLTPFELSTDRTMRKRASEARYGFMSEHESAFDRIYDDLVKVRVRIAKKLGYSSFVELGYDRMMRTDYNAEMVANFRKQVLEHIVPAAQKLKKRQADRLGLDQLNYYDENFSFETGNATPKGDPDWIVANGAKMYKELSPESDEFFTFMQDNGLMDLVSKKGKEGGGYCTFISDYKAPFIFSNFNGTSGDIDVLTHEVGHAFQVFQSRNLDVPEYAFPTYEACEIHSMSMEFICWPWMELFFQEDTAKYRFNHLADSLLFIPYGVAVDEFQHYVYDHPEATPAERKGAWREIEKKYLPHRSYDGNSYLEQGGFWQKQSHIFRSPFYYIDYTLAQICAFQFWKRSNEDFQSAWSDYLRLCKAGGSQSFLKLVELAGLISPFEDGCIGSVIGNIEGWLNGIDDKAL, encoded by the coding sequence ATGAAGTTTAACGAATATCGCTACGAACGACCAGATGTGGACCAATATAAACAGGCATTCACAGCTCTGCTTGGGCAATTAAATGACACCGCTGCATGGAAAGAGCAGCGAGCTGCCGTTATCGCCATGAATAAGCTTCGCAGCGAATTTGATACGATGCAAACTTTGGTCAGCATCCGGCATTCCGTCGATACGACCGATGCGTTCTATAAAGCCGAACAGGATTTCATGGACGAGACCGGGCCTGTCGTGCAGGAATACACAACGGAGTATTACAAAGCGCTTGTCCATTCCAAATTCAGAGCCGAGTTCGAGAAGGAATGGGGCGCGCAGCTGCTGCAGCTTGCTGAAATCTCGCTTCGCACGTTTAACCCGGACATCATCGAAGATTTACAACTGGAGAATAAGCTGTCCACGGAATATTCGCAGCTGATTGCTTCCGCCAAAATCCAATTCGAAGGCGAAGACCGCACCCTGCCGCAGCTGACGCCATTCGAGCTGTCAACGGACCGTACGATGCGCAAGCGCGCCTCGGAAGCCAGATATGGCTTTATGTCCGAGCATGAGTCTGCCTTCGACCGGATTTATGACGATCTCGTCAAGGTTCGCGTCCGCATTGCGAAGAAGCTGGGCTACAGCAGCTTTGTTGAACTTGGTTATGACCGCATGATGCGGACGGACTACAACGCCGAAATGGTGGCCAACTTCCGCAAACAAGTACTGGAGCATATCGTCCCTGCCGCTCAGAAGCTGAAGAAAAGACAAGCCGATAGGCTGGGTCTGGATCAGTTAAACTATTACGATGAAAACTTTAGCTTCGAAACCGGCAACGCGACGCCTAAAGGCGATCCCGATTGGATTGTCGCGAACGGAGCGAAGATGTACAAGGAGCTCTCACCCGAATCGGATGAATTCTTCACCTTTATGCAGGATAACGGCCTCATGGACCTGGTCAGCAAGAAAGGCAAGGAAGGCGGGGGCTACTGCACCTTTATCAGCGATTACAAAGCGCCGTTTATTTTCTCGAATTTCAATGGTACATCTGGCGATATTGATGTGTTGACCCATGAAGTGGGCCATGCCTTCCAGGTATTCCAGAGCCGTAATCTGGATGTGCCGGAATATGCCTTCCCTACCTACGAAGCATGCGAGATTCATTCGATGAGCATGGAGTTTATTTGCTGGCCATGGATGGAGCTGTTCTTCCAGGAGGATACCGCGAAGTACCGGTTCAATCATTTGGCGGACAGCCTGTTGTTTATTCCTTACGGCGTCGCGGTCGATGAATTCCAGCACTACGTCTATGATCACCCGGAGGCGACTCCTGCAGAGCGCAAGGGAGCATGGCGGGAGATTGAGAAAAAATATTTGCCTCACCGCAGCTATGACGGCAACTCGTACTTGGAACAGGGCGGATTCTGGCAAAAGCAGTCCCATATCTTCCGGTCGCCTTTCTATTACATCGACTATACGTTAGCCCAAATCTGTGCTTTCCAGTTCTGGAAACGTTCGAATGAAGATTTCCAATCCGCATGGAGCGATTATTTGCGACTGTGCAAGGCGGGTGGAAGCCAATCTTTCCTTAAGCTGGTCGAGCTTGCCGGACTCATCTCGCCGTTCGAGGATGGCTGCATTGGCTCCGTCATTGGAAACATCGAAGGCTGGCTGAACGGTATCGACGATAAAGCACTGTAA